A region of the Pseudomonas silesiensis genome:
CGCAGAAACTGACGCTGATCTGGGTCAGGCCCAGGATAATGCTCTGGGTAAACACCGAGCCATGCTCAGGCGTAATGAACTGCGGAAACACCGACAGGTAAAACACGGCGATCTTCGGATTCAGGGCGCTGGTCAGAAAGCCCATGGTAATCAGTCTGCGCGACGAATCCGGCGGCAACTGCTGCGCCTCGAAGGGCGATCGCGCCCCGGGCTTGATCGCCTGCCAGGCCAGCCACATCAGGTACAGCGCGCCGGCCCACTTCAGCACTTCGTAAGCCATTGGCACCGCGAGGAACACGGCGGTCAACCCGGCAGCTGCCGCGAACAGGTGCACGAAGAATCCCGCAACCACGCCAAGCAACGACGTCACTCCGGCCTTGCGCCCCTGGCAGATCGAACGGGAGATCAGGTAAATCATGTTCGGCCCCGGCGTCAGCACCATCAGCAACGCGGCGGCGGCGAAAATCAGCAAGTCTTGAAGCGGGATCATGGCAGTTCCCTGGCGTGAATGATCAGGCGATCGCGGTCAGCGAGGCTCGATAAAACGGCAGGATCAGGTCCCGTGTCAATGGCGCCAGGATGAGTTCGCCGTCGGTGGCCGGATCGATCCAGCGCACCTCTTCGATCTCCGCCGCCGGGGACACGTTTGAGTCAATGGTCAGCTGGAAGAGTTCGGCCTGGACGACAAAACCCGGCTCGTTGGCGGCCGGTGCCGAAAATTGCCCCAGCCAGGTGGCGTGCGCCGGATCGATGACCAGGCCCAGCTCTTCATCCAGTTCACGGGCCAGGGCGTGGACCGGTTGCTCATGGGCTTCGATCTTGCCGCCCGGTTGCATGAAGGCTTCGGTGCCGCGCTTGCGGACCAGCAGGGTGCGGCCGTCGGGGCCGATCAACAGGGCGGCGGCGATGCGGATGAGACGGGGCGAGACGCTGGCTAGGGTCATGGGGCGGATCTGGCCTTGGGTAAAAAGGTGCAAGGATCACATGACGGCCGAGGCGTCGTCACGCGGAAAAACATCTGCAGAGCACTGCTGCCCATCTGTAGGAGCGAGCTTGCTCCGGGCGGCGTTCCGACGATGAACGCAAGGGCGCCGCGTTCATCCAGACAGCGCGCGTCATCGTTCACCACCATCGCGAGCAAGCTCGCTCCTACAGGGGGTCAATGCAGGGCTGGGGCAACCTTGTCCGCCTCGAGAGTTGCGCCGTTCAGATCCTCAGGCACCGTCACAAAAATAGCGTACTTCGCGCCTTCCATGGCTTCGAAAGCGATCAACTTTTCCACCAGTGCCCCGTTCAACACCTTGCCGGCATTGAGCAGCAACATGCCATTGTCGGCATTGAGATTGCGCGCCAGGATCATGCCCGCCGCCACATCCCGGGTGGTCAGCACCTTGACCGAAGGATCGGCCAACGAGACATCGCTCAGGTACGCCGCACAGACCTGGATGAAATCCTCCACCATCCCGGGATCATAGAGCCGCCCGGCATAATTGCGGATATAGACCAGTGCTTCATCGCTGTTCATCTGCCGCTCGAGAATCAGCCCACGCTGCAACTCGATGAAATCCACCGCCAGTTTCAGCAGCCGTGCACCGAACGGAATCGCCTCGCCCTTGAGCCGGTCGGGAAAGCCGTTGCCATCCCAGCGCTCCTGATGGTGAAGAATGAGCCGCGCCGCATCCTTCATCGGCTCGAGCGTCATCAACAGCGACTCGCTCTGTTTCGGATAACCGCGGTAGCGCTCCCGATCGTTGTGATGCAGCAGGTCCGCCGGCGCGGTCATCATGCGGTCGGTCCAGCTCAGCTTGCCAATGTTGTAGAGCGCCGCGGCCATGGTCAGGTCACGACCGGTGCCTTCATCCAGGTGATGCCGTTGGCAGTAGACCCGCACCAGCTCGATGATCTGGCGGTTGGTTTGTTTGGGCGGCGGCAGCCGCAGGTTGGCCAGTAGCGAGAACACCTCGGTGCTGGTGACGTAGCTGTGCTTGAGTTCTTCGTAGGCCAGGTCGAGCATGTCCGCGGTCTGCTGCAGCTCGGCGGTCCGGGAGGCGACGTGTTTCTCGAGGGTGGCATTGAGCAGCTTCAATTGCTCGTTCTGATCCCACGCCTGCTGCACCAGACGCAAGCGTTCACGCTCGGAGTGCTGGTAGGCCAGGGATTGTCGCAACGTCAGCAGCATGTCCTCATCGTGCCAGGGTTTGCTGATGTAACGATGAATCTGTCCCTCATTGATGGCTTTGATAATGACCGACGGATCGGCGTAACCGGTCAGCATGATCCGGGTGGTGTCGGGGTAGCGCTGATGGACATGGGCCAACAGCGTGGCGCCGTCCATATTGGGCATGCGCGCATCGGTCATCACCAGGTCGATGGGCTGTTGCGCCATGATTTCCAAGGCCTGGGCACCGCTGGTGGCCAGTAGCACGTCGTAGGGTTGGCCGCGCAACAGGCGACGCAGGCTGTTGAGGATCGACTCCTCATCATCGACCAGCAGCACCTTGGGTTTATCGTTCTGTGGCGTGGGGAGTTGCTCTTCCATGGCGTCACCTCAAGTGAAACGACTGTATCGCGGCCAGGATCCGGACAAACATCCCCTATTGTCGGAGCCTGACCTTCAGGCTAGATGATTTTGCGCATGATCCGGAAATGATTCGGTTCATTCAATCGCGCGAAGTGCTGGACAGAGGTCTATGCTCAGCTGACTCGGATCCATTATCTGTACGTTCGGCCAGGTGATCAGGGAAAGGATGCCCCCTATGAACACACTCCACCCTAAAGCCGCCGGTCCCGGGGCATGTCGATGAATTCATTGCTGGCGCGGACCAACCGGCGGATTCTGATCGTCGACGATACCGCCTCGATTCATGCCGACTTCGCGAAGATCCTCAGCCCGCCCTCGTTAGACGACGACAGTCTGATCAGCGCCGAACAGGCCCTGTTCGGCACCTCCGCGGCCATTTCACTGCAAAGTTTCCTCCTCGATTCGGCGTTTCAGGGCCTGCAGGCACTGGACAAGGTCGAGACGGCACTGGCCAACGACCTGCCCTACGCCATGGCCTTCATCGACATGCGCATGCCACCGGGCTGGGACGGGCTGGAGACCATCGAACGGCTCTGGCAAGTCGATCCCAAGCTGCAAGTGGCGCTCTGCACCGCCTATTCCGACTATTCCTGGGAAGACATCGACGAGCGCCTGGAGCTGGGCGATCGCTTGCTGATTCTGAAAAAACCCTTCGATGCCATCGAAATCCGCCAGATGGCGAGCGCGTTGACCGCCAAATGGCAGATGACCGAAGACGCGGCATTGAAAATGTCGCTGCTGGAGCAGGCCGTCGAGGAACGCACCCGGGAGCTGTCCGATGCCAATATCATCGTGCAGAACAGCCCGACCATCCTGTATCGGTTGCGGGGCGAGCCGTCGTTTCCGTTGATGTACATCTCCCACAACATCACCAAATACGGGCACATCGCCGCAGCCCTTGTGGCGTCGGCCAACTGGGCCCAGGAACTGATCCATCCAGACGATCAATCGAAGGTCGACACCGCCATGGCCCGGGTGCTCGACCGCCATGCGGCAGGCGCCTCCATCGAATTCAGGATGCGCACCGGCAATGGCGCCTGGCGCTGGGTGGAAAACCGCTACATCCCGGTGCGCGACAATGAGGGCCGCTTGCTGGAAGTCGAAGGCATCATCATCGACATCACCGAGCGCAAACTGGCCGAGGAGAAAATCGCCCTGCTGGCCCGCACCGACGGGCTGACCGGGCTGGCCAACCGCGCGACGCTGATCGAGCGGCTGCACCAGGCGTTCGCTGCCGCGCGACGGGGCGCGGCCACCTTTGCCATGTTTTACCTGGACCTGGATCACTTCAAACGCATCAACGACTCCCTGGGTCACCCGGTGGGCGACCTGCTGCTGCAAGAGGTCGCCCGCCGGATCAAGGCCTGTGTGCGGGAAAACGATGTGGTCGCACGCCTGGGCGGTGACGAGTTCGCGATCCTGCAACTGGATGTCAGTGACCCGACCCAATCCGCAGGGCTGGCCGCCAAGGTCCGGGATGCGCTGGTGCTGCCCTACTCCCTGGCCGACAATGATGTGCGGGTCTCGGTCAGCATCGGCATCAGCAGTTACAGCCCCGCTAGCACCAGCGCCGACGGCCTGCTGACCCAGGCCGACATGGCGCTGTATCGCTCCAAGGAAAAGGGGCGCAACCAGTACCACTTCCACTCCGAGGAGATCAATCAGGAGGTGGTCGAACGCATGGCCATCGCCAGCGACTTGAGGGCCGCCATCGAACACGGGGAACTTGAACTGCATTACTGGCCGGAAGTGGACCTGAGCAGTGGCAGGATCCTCGGCATGGAAGCGCAGGTCAGCTGGAACCACCCCGAGCGCGGACTGCTGGAAGCTTCGGCGTTTTTGCCCGCAGCGGAAAAGACCGGCACCATCGTCGCCCTCGGTCACTGGGTACTCGATCGTGCCTGCCGGCAAATGCGCCAGTGGCGCGACGAAGGCATGGCACCTCCGGTAGTTGCAATCAAGCTGTCCCTGGCCCAGCTCAAGAGCGGTCCCGAATTGATCTACGACGTGCTGCGCACCACCGCACGCTGGGAACTGTGCCCCTGGGACCTGCGCTTCGACGTCACCGAAGCGACGCTGGCCCAGACCAAATGGACCCATAACGATGTGTTGCCACGCCTGCGTGAGCTGGGGGTGAAGATCGCCATCGACGACTTCGGCACCGAATATTCCTCCTTCGACTACCTCAAGACCTACCAGGTCAATCACCTGAAACTGGCCCAGGCGTTCATCGACACCGCGGCCCGCGACCCGGCCAGCGCGAACACCTTGCGCGCCATCATCAACTTCGCCCGGGAGGTAGGGATCGGCATCATTGCCGAGGGCGTCGAAACCCAGGAGCAGCGCAGCTCGCTGATGGCCACCGGTTCGCCGATGAACGCCCAGGGCCATTACTTCAGCAAAGCCGTCAGCAGCCAGCAGGCCGCCGAGTTGCTGAAGGCAGGCAGCATCGCGCCCGCGAGCCATGATATCGGGCCGATGCTGGACAATCCGCAACGCTCCTCGGGGGACAAAGGATGAAAACCCCTTTTGTGCGAACCAACCGGCGCATTCTGATCATCGACGATACGCCCTCGATTCATGAGGATTTTCGCAAGATCCTTGGCGCGCAAAGCGAAGATGATCAGAGCCTGGCCGGCACCGAAGCAGCCCTGTTCGGCACCGTGCAGCAAGATCGACTGTCGTTTCAGCTCGACTCGGCCTACCAGGGTTCGGAAGCACTCGAACGGGTCCAGTGCGCACTGGCCGAAGGTCGACCTTATGCCATGGCCTTCATCGACATGCGCATGCCACCGGGCTGGGATGGCCTGGAGACCATCGAACAGCTGTGGAAGGCCGACCCGCACCTGCAAATTGCCTTGTGCACCGCCTATTCCGATTACAGTTGGGAAGACATGGCGGAGCGGCTGGAATTCGGCGACCAACTGCTGGTGCTGAAAAAACCCTTCGACAGCCTGGAAATCCGGCAGATGGCCAGTGCCCTGACCTGGAAATGGCAGATGACCCAGGACGCGGCCATGAAAGTCCTGAGCCTGGAGCAAACCATCGAGGCCCGGGTCCACGAACTGCTCAAGGTTTCGCATCTGTTGCAGTACGACGTCCTGACCGAGCTGCCCAACAGTACGTTGCTGGGTGACCGTTTGAACCAGTCACTGGCGCTGTCCCGGCGCAATGACAAACAACTGGCGGTGATGTTTCTGGGGCTCGATCGCTTCAAACGCATCAACAACGCCCTGGGCCATCCGGCCGGTGACCAGATGCTCAAGCAGGTCGGGCGCAATCTGCTGGCCTCGGTGCGTGAGTCCGATTCGGTGTTTCGCTACGGCTCGGACGAATTCGTGGTGATCCTCGCCGACATCCGCCACCCCCAGCAGACCAAGGGCATCGCCGAAAAGCTCCTGAAGGCCATCCGTGAGCCCCAGCACATCGCCGGCCACGATCTGAGCGTCACCGCCAGCCTGGGTATCAGCGTTTATCCCGACGACGGCTTCGATGCCATCTCGCTGATCAAGAAAGCCGAAACCGCGATGCGCAACGTCAAGGAAAGCGGCCCGAACGACTTCAGTTTTTTCATCGACGAAATGAACCAGCGGGCCCGGGACCAGCAAAGCATCGAGACCGGTATTCGCCTGGCGCTGGAGCGCAACGAATTTGTCCTGCATTACCAACCCAAACTGGACTTGCGCAGCGGTCAGGTGGTCGGCGCCGAGGCCTTGATCCGCTGGCATAAACCGGGGCATGGCTGCGTCTACCCCTCGGATTTTATCGGGGTGGCCGAAGACAGCGGCCTGATCGTCCCGTTGAGCAAATGGGTATTGGCCCAGGCCTGTCGACAAGCCTGTGCGTGGCAGGCGGCCGGGCTGCCGAAGATCTGCATGTCGGTGAACGTATCGGCCATCGATTTTCGCCAATGGGACTTTGTCGACGGCATCGAGCAGATACTCAAGGACACCGGTCTGGACCCGGCCTTGCTCGAGCTGGAAATCACCGAAGGGGTGCTGATGCAAAACATCGATGCCACCGTCACCGCCCTGAACCGGATCAAGGCATTGGGGGTGCGACTGGCCATCGATGACTTCGGTACCGGTTATTCCAGCCTGAGTTACTTGCGGCGTTTTCCCGTCGACGTGCTGAAAATCGATCAATCGTTCATTCGCAGCCTGGGCAGCGACAGCAATGACGCCGCGCTGGTCAGCGCCATCATCAGCCTGGGCCGCAGCCTCAAGCTGACCATCATTGCCGAAGGGGTCGAAACCCTGCAACAGCTGGATTTTCTCAAGGCCCATCAATGCGAGGAAGGCCAGGGTTACTACTTCAGCAAAGCCGTGGAGCCGGAGGCATTCGTCCGGTACCTGCGGTCGGTGCAGCCCTCCTCATCCGTCGCCACGTGAACGATGCGCAAAGACACTCAGGCCTCAGGCCAAGGAATCATCAGATGTCGCCCTTCTTTCACCGCCTGATTCTGGTGCCGTTGTTCGGGCTCTGTCTGAGCGCCGGTGCCGCCCCTTTGGATGAACCGCTCAAACCATTGCCGGCGGCGCCCAAACAGAACCCGCTGCGGGTCGAACTCGGGCGTCAGTTGTTCAACGAACCACGCCTGTCGGTCAACGGCTCGATATCCTGTGCAAGCTGCCACCAACTGGACAACGGCGGTGCCGACAAGCTGGCATTTTCCATCGGCTTCGCCGGTCTTCCGGTGGCGATCAACACCCCCAGCGTATTCAACGCCAGCCTGAATTTCAGGCAATTCTGGAACGGTCGGGCCGACACCCTCGAAGCCCAGATCCACGAAGTGGTGCAGAGCCCCAGCGAAATGGGCAGCAACTGGCAGCACGTGGTGCAGACGCTGTCCGCCGATCCGGCTTATCAAGCCTCATTCGCCAACGCCTACCCGGACGGCGTGACCATGACCAATGTGCAAAACGCCCTGGCCACCTACGAACGCACGCTGCTCAGCAGCAACTCACGCTTCGACCAATACCTGCTGGGCGATACCGATATTCTTACCAGGGAGGAGAAATACGGTTACCAGCGCTTCAAGGAATACGGCTGCATCGCCTGTCATCAAGGGGTGAACATCGGCGGCAACATGTTCCAGAAGTTCGGGGTGATGGGCGATTACTTTCAGTTTCGGGGCCTGGCGGTGGAGTCCGATCTGGGGCGATATCTGGTGACCCGGGACGAGGAGGATCGCAACGTGTTCAAGGTGCCCAGCCTGCGCAACGTCGCCGTGACCGCACCGTACTTTCACGATGGCTCGGCCAGAACCCTCGAAGACGCGGTGGACGTGATGTTCAAGTTCCAGCTCGGGCGTATTCCTTCCTCCGAGGATAAAACCCTGATCATCAAATTCCTCAAGACCCTGACCGGTGAATGGGGAGGCAAACCCTTATGAGGATCTCTCACCGCCGCAACCTGGCGCTGTTGGGCATCGTCGCCGTGATGCTGGCCTCGACGCTGCTGTTCCTGTACCTCAAGTCCAACTCGAACCAGACCACCACCTACGCCGAGTCCCGGGACCTGATCGGGCGGATCAAACAGTTGAATGCCCAGTGGGAAACCGAGATCCTCAAGGCCAGGATCGCCATCAGCCACAACTACGACCCGCTCGTCACGCCGCTGACCGAGATGACTGACCTGTGGCAACGGTTCGATACGATGGAATCCAGCCACGGCCGCAACGACTCGCCCACCTGGCGTGCCAGCCATGATGCCTACCAGAAAACCCTCCAGGAAAAGACCCGGCTGGTGGAGCAGTTCAAATCGCACAACGCGGTGCTGCGCAACTCCCTGGCCTTCCTGCCCACTGCCGAGGACGACATACAGGAACAGCTGGCGCAGATGGTGGACGGCGACAAGCTGCAACTGCAGAACATCGCCACCGACACCTACGATTTGTTGCTGAGCAGCCTGGAGTTCGCCCAGGTCACCTCCGACGACAAGGCGGCCGACATCCTGCTCGGGCTGAGCAAACTGGCGGTCAATAAAGAACGTCTGCCTGAACAGTTCCACAGTCCGATCGATGTTCTGAGCAATCACATTTCCCTGATCCTGCGCGAGCAACCGGTGGTCAATCGGCTGCTGCAGAATATCGAAGCCATTCCGGTGTCAGAACGCCTGGACGACATTACCAACCTGCTGAACACGGACCAGCAGCGGGCCGACGCGGTCGACCAGCGCTATCACTTCTACATGCTGGTGTTTTCAGTCCTGCTGGTGCTGTTGCTGGTGTACCTGGCCATTCACCTGATGCGCAGTTTCACGGTGATCCAGCGCGTCAACAATGCCCTGCAAACCGCCAACGACGATCTTGAATTGCGGGTGGAAGAGCGCACCCGCGAACTCAAGGACACCCAAAGCGAACTGCTCGACACCGCGCGCCAGGCCGGCATGGCCGAAATCGCCACCAACGTGTTGCACAACGTCGGCAACGTGCTCAACAGCGTGAATATTTCCGCCGACCTGGTCAGCCGCAAACTGCGCGCCAGCAAGGCCCAGGGCCTGGGCAAGGCCATGCAATTGATCAACGGGCATCCAGGCGACCTCGGTACCTTTCTCACCCAGGACGAGAAAGGTAAATTGCTGCCCGGCTACCTCAATCAACTGGTGGACGCGATTGCCCTGGAACAACAAGGCATGACCGAGGAACTGGCGCAGCTGAGCAAAAGCGTCGACCACATCAAGGACATCGTCGCCACCCAGCAATCCTATGCCGGCGCCAACAACCTGATGGAACCGCTGCACATCAGCGAATTGCTCGAAGACGCCCTGCGCATGAATGCAGGCGCCTTGACCCGGCATCACGTCAAGGTGATCAAGGAGTACAGCGAGGTGCCGCAGGTCATGGGCGACAAGCACCGGCTGCTGCTGATCCTGATCAACCTGATCAGCAACGCCAAGTACGCCATGTCCGATCTGGGCAATCGCCCGCGGCAAATGACCCTCGGGGTGAAAATAATCGAGGATTCGATCCTGCAAGTCAGCGTCAAGGACGATGGCGAAGGCATCGCCGAAGAGAACATGACGCGCATCTTTGCCCACGGTTTCACCACCCGCAAGGAAGGTCATGGCTTCGGCCTGCACAGCTGCGCCCTGGCCGCGATCGAGATGAACGGTCACCTCACCGCCCATAGTGACGGCCCGGGCAAGGGCGCGCTGTTCACCTTGCAGATCCCGCTTAAAACCGTCCCGGAGCCTGCATGAGCGAGCGTTCAAACCGGCGCATTCTGCTGATCGACGATACACCGTCCATCCATGTGGATTTTCGCAAGATACTCATGCCGGCACCGGTACTGACCGGCGAACTGGACGAGATGGAAGCGGCGCTGTTCGGCAGTGAAATAAAAACCGCCAGCGCCCTGTTCGAGCTGGACTCGGCGTATGGCGGGCAGGAAGGGTTGGGCAAGCTCAAATGGGCGATGCAGCAAGACCGTCCTTACGCCCTGGCCTTCGTCGACATGCGCATGCCCGAAGGCTGGGATGGCGCGCAGACCATCGAACATTTATGGCAGCACGACCCGCGCCTGCAAGTGGTGGTGTGCACCGCCTATTCCGATTATTCCTGGGATGAGCTGCTCGATCGCTTGCAGGCCCATGATCGCTTGCTGATTCTGAAAAAACCGTTCGACAATATTGAAGTGCAGCAGATGGCCAACACCCTGCTGACCAAATGGGACATGACCGAACGGGCCAGTATGCAGGTCGACCAACTGGCGCAGATGGTCGAACGCCGAACCCGGCAGCTCACGGAAACCAGCGTTGAGCTGCAGCGGGAAATCGACGAACGCAAACAGCTTGAATCGCAGCTGGTGCAATCGGAAAAACTTGCTTCACTGGGGCAACTTGCGGCGGGCGTCGCCCATGAAATCAACAATCCCATCGGCTTCATTTCTTCCAACCTTGGCACCCTCGATGGCTACTTCAAGCAGTTGCAGGAAATGCTCGACGCCTATCGGGATGCTGAAAAAGCGATCGGCTCCAGCGAGCTGGTCGAATGTTTGCAACAGCTGCGCGAACGGGTCGAACTGGAGTTCCTGCGCGACGACATTCCGTTGTTGATCAAGGAATCCAAGGACGGCATCAACCGGGTCGGGCAGATCGTCAAGGACCTCAAGGATTTCTCCCGCGTGGACTCCAATCAGGAATGGCAGTGGGTCAACCTGCAACAGGGCATCGAATCGACGCTGAACATCGTCGCCAACGAACTCAAGTACAAGGCCGATGTGATCAAGGAATATCAGGAGCTGCCCGACATCGAATGCCTGCCTTCGCAGATCAACCAGGTGATCATGAACCTGATCGTCAACGCCTCCCAGGCCATCGGCCCCGAACGCGGCACCCTCACCCTGCGCACCGGGAATGAAGTTGAAAAGGTGTGGATCGAGGTGCAAGACACCGGCGCCGGCATCGCGCCGCAAACTCTGCAGAAAATCTTCGACCCGTTCTTCACCACCAAACCGGTGGGCCAGGGGACGGGGCTGGGTTTGTCGCTGTCCTATGGCATCGTGAAGAAGCACCGGGGGGAGATTTCGGTGCGTAGCGAGGTGGGCGCAGGGACCACGTTCAGGGTTGAGTTACCCATACACCAGACGAAACCGGCGGCCTGAAACACGATCCCGGCTTGCCCGCGAAGACGTTATAGGCCGTGTCATTGTCACGGACCGGCAATTGGGCGAGTTTGACTTTCATACGGGGTCCTTATTCCAAGCACCTCCCCGGAAAAGATTGCCCGGTCGGTGTCTGCGCGCCAGTATGCGCAGCAAGCCATCGCAGGGAAATCACTCCGCTTGGGTCCTGCCGCAAGAGGGGCTGGTGCTGCATCGAGAATGAATAGACTGGCTTCGACTCCCCCCCCATCAAGTCTCAACGTTTGTTTCCAGTGTTTTGGAAACAATCTGGCGTGGTTTGCGTTGACCTTGCCTGTAACCCACCAGATCCTCCCGGCATTGAGTTTTAAAGTAGAAATATCATCGAAATACCTTCCGGCCCCGCGCTGAAGGGCCAGAGCCCAACCTCCAAAACTGTAGGGTTCCCTGGATTCGTCGGTCGGGTATCTATAAACATAAATTCTTGGCTGGATGCCAGTCGCGTTGTAATACTTGAATGGTAAATACCAAAACATACCGTCGACAACTATCTCGTCATCCGGCCGGACCTCTCGAGCAATTCTCGCCGCCAGTATGTCCAGTCTGGTCTCTCGGCGAACGGCAGTACCATTCAATCCGTCTGTTTGTTGATAAACCGCTAATAGTCCTTGCGTTTCTCCCACGAGAAAAAAAAACATGGCAGCAACGGTGAGGACGCGGCGACGTATTCCCCATGCATCCAAAGCCACCGCAACTATCAATGGCAAACCGACCGCCGCGAACGTCAGGTATCTGGCGCTGAATATCGGAACCCACAAAGAGAGTATATAAACAATCAGTACTGGCACAAAAAAATAGCCGACTAGCAGAATGTTGTATCCGCGCTCTTTCGGGTCTTTCACCAGTAGCGTTGCTGCACAAACAAGGATTAATAGTGTCGGCACCACGCGCCACCAAGATGTCACCGGCACTGAATCGTTCATCACAGTAAACGGCCAAACGGTATTTAGCACTGTTTGCCATGTAAGGGGCGGTATCCAATCTAGACCGTCCCTCCTCTGCAATTGTCGAATGAAGTGTGACATCCAAGGCAGGAACAGCACGACAATTGCACTATTAGCCAATACCCATGCACGAACGGGCAATACCGCTGCCCGGACATGGCGCACTCGAAACCAAAACAGCCAATGCACCAATACACACAGAGCAGCGAAATAATGCGTATAGAAAGCAGCCGTCATCAGCAGCACGTAAAGAGTAGCAAAACGCTTTTTATCGGGGGCCTTGACCCAGCACACCAGCGCCACAGTCGCGCCCATCAGCCAAAAGCTGACCATGGTGTACATCCGAACTTCCTGACTGTAGCGAATCGAAATCGGTAGCAATGCCAATAGCAACGCAGCTATCCAGGTCGCCCTTCGCGTCGCCACCAGGCTCATTAGTTTAATGCTCAGCAATAACGTGCCAACATCCGCCAGAACACTCAGGGACCTAGCGGACAAAACATCATCACCTACCAACAGCATCCAGTAATGCAACAAGACATAGTAAAGAGGTGGATGAACGTCCCGTGCAGTAATCGGCCAAATCTCCCACGGTGTTTCCCTGGCAAGCAGCAGACTGAAAGCCTCGTCATACCAGACGGCCGGTATGGTGATAGCATGAAATC
Encoded here:
- a CDS encoding DAHL domain-containing protein yields the protein MRISHRRNLALLGIVAVMLASTLLFLYLKSNSNQTTTYAESRDLIGRIKQLNAQWETEILKARIAISHNYDPLVTPLTEMTDLWQRFDTMESSHGRNDSPTWRASHDAYQKTLQEKTRLVEQFKSHNAVLRNSLAFLPTAEDDIQEQLAQMVDGDKLQLQNIATDTYDLLLSSLEFAQVTSDDKAADILLGLSKLAVNKERLPEQFHSPIDVLSNHISLILREQPVVNRLLQNIEAIPVSERLDDITNLLNTDQQRADAVDQRYHFYMLVFSVLLVLLLVYLAIHLMRSFTVIQRVNNALQTANDDLELRVEERTRELKDTQSELLDTARQAGMAEIATNVLHNVGNVLNSVNISADLVSRKLRASKAQGLGKAMQLINGHPGDLGTFLTQDEKGKLLPGYLNQLVDAIALEQQGMTEELAQLSKSVDHIKDIVATQQSYAGANNLMEPLHISELLEDALRMNAGALTRHHVKVIKEYSEVPQVMGDKHRLLLILINLISNAKYAMSDLGNRPRQMTLGVKIIEDSILQVSVKDDGEGIAEENMTRIFAHGFTTRKEGHGFGLHSCALAAIEMNGHLTAHSDGPGKGALFTLQIPLKTVPEPA
- a CDS encoding ATP-binding protein encodes the protein MSERSNRRILLIDDTPSIHVDFRKILMPAPVLTGELDEMEAALFGSEIKTASALFELDSAYGGQEGLGKLKWAMQQDRPYALAFVDMRMPEGWDGAQTIEHLWQHDPRLQVVVCTAYSDYSWDELLDRLQAHDRLLILKKPFDNIEVQQMANTLLTKWDMTERASMQVDQLAQMVERRTRQLTETSVELQREIDERKQLESQLVQSEKLASLGQLAAGVAHEINNPIGFISSNLGTLDGYFKQLQEMLDAYRDAEKAIGSSELVECLQQLRERVELEFLRDDIPLLIKESKDGINRVGQIVKDLKDFSRVDSNQEWQWVNLQQGIESTLNIVANELKYKADVIKEYQELPDIECLPSQINQVIMNLIVNASQAIGPERGTLTLRTGNEVEKVWIEVQDTGAGIAPQTLQKIFDPFFTTKPVGQGTGLGLSLSYGIVKKHRGEISVRSEVGAGTTFRVELPIHQTKPAA
- a CDS encoding glycosyltransferase family 39 protein, which encodes MFEKENLKMNRHCADRIGSSSLLIDTVGLIAVVILALLMRFHAITIPAVWYDEAFSLLLARETPWEIWPITARDVHPPLYYVLLHYWMLLVGDDVLSARSLSVLADVGTLLLSIKLMSLVATRRATWIAALLLALLPISIRYSQEVRMYTMVSFWLMGATVALVCWVKAPDKKRFATLYVLLMTAAFYTHYFAALCVLVHWLFWFRVRHVRAAVLPVRAWVLANSAIVVLFLPWMSHFIRQLQRRDGLDWIPPLTWQTVLNTVWPFTVMNDSVPVTSWWRVVPTLLILVCAATLLVKDPKERGYNILLVGYFFVPVLIVYILSLWVPIFSARYLTFAAVGLPLIVAVALDAWGIRRRVLTVAAMFFFLVGETQGLLAVYQQTDGLNGTAVRRETRLDILAARIAREVRPDDEIVVDGMFWYLPFKYYNATGIQPRIYVYRYPTDESREPYSFGGWALALQRGAGRYFDDISTLKLNAGRIWWVTGKVNANHARLFPKHWKQTLRLDGGGVEASLFILDAAPAPLAAGPKRSDFPAMACCAYWRADTDRAIFSGEVLGIRTPYESQTRPIAGP